aaacatttgttataaaaaaatatttgtataatcaaTGCTGCACAGCAAAACAAACCACCCTACATACTTCCCTATAAGAAGACAAAGTATCAGTCTGGTGCACTTTGCTCCATTACGCTTCTAGGTTTATTGAACGAAATGTCGTGTACGAAACAGATTAAGATTGCATCGTACTTACACTGTTGCAATATGGTATTGACGTCCTCCTTCTTTACTTTTCAAGTTCGGGTGACAGCACCTTACAAAACAGTTCCAACCCTGGGCAAAGTCAACAGCGTGCACGACCATTTACATACCACGAACAATGCAGTCTGTCGTAATCGCCTAGACGTCAAGTGCGCACATCTGAAACGCGAAAATACCATGTCATAGTGCATCGAGAGGCCTTTCCGACATGAAGGCTGACAGATTCAACAACTTTTGCTATCCGAGAACTCTTCGGTTGTAGTCACTAAACATGTTTTCCTGTTTACATTCTGCTGTTTAAGCGCAATTTTACCGATACTGTTTGCAGGACGTGTATATTTCGAGGCTCCTCTTGAAAAATAATCAATCCATCAAAGTTATTTATCAACAAAACAGTTCGCACTGACGCAGCCAATCAGCGCGTTTCGGACTGAAGGCGATACAAGGCGCACGCTGTCATTGGACGGAAGGAACTTCTCGCGCACTGCTGGaatgtgtaatatttaattaGTGAGACCAACTAAAACAGGAGACCTTTATATTTgtatcactttcactttttatgaTTTCAATATATATTACATGATGCGTTGACTGTGTCATTAAAAATGCATGTTGACGTGGTTCTCTATAATGTTGAACCTGTCAGGCTCCTTATCAAAAAACGAACAAACCCCAAGCAACGAGAACAGCTGGTTGGCTGCTTTAGCTGGTCTCCCAGGTTGATTTTTATGTTGTATTACTTTTTAGCTGGTCAAGCTGGGAGACCTGCTAAAAGACAAACGAAGCTTAAACCTGCTATTTCCAGTTTAGGCCAGATAAGATTAGTTAGCCAGTCTAGGTTAGCTGCTTGGTAAACATGCttacaacatgctaatcatgctagaaacaagctaaCAACATGCTGACATGATAATCATGTTAATAACATAAACATCGTGTTAGAATCAAGCTAGCAATGCTAATTACGCAGTAACATGttaaataatgctagaaacatgctatctAATGTTAACTTAACTTCTATCTAATCTGTCTGAACTTTCAAACTTCAAGTTTTTACAACTGCTTCAAACTTTCAAACAAGGCTTTTCAAGCCAACTTCAGAGTTTGTTTGCTAATTTTACTCTTCTAATTAAACATCTGGAACGAAGGAATCTTGTATAAGAATTCGCCGTGTAATACTGTATCCTGAATTAAATAACGTTAAGTGTTTTAGCTATctaatactgtaaatatatgtttattatttattgtaccAACAAGTCAGGAAATAAACATATCGTAGTCgaacacattttattcatattttttctcaAATTACTGTGTTGTCCTGGTCACATGTTGATTGCTTGGCTGTTCATATATAATTAGTATATCATATTAAAGCAGAAGATCTGTGAAACTCTACATTGAAGATTTGCGGAAGTAAGGCGTCAGCTGGTGTGTCACGTGATCGCCATCATATGATTTGCATACAGAGCAACGACCGGTTTAGACCGTCGTACTCATCATAAGCAAGAAAGACAAATTTCAAGCTAGCCTGAGTGTCTGATGTTCGTGGTCACTCAGTCCCACACTCACCATGGCTTGGACAAAATATCAGCTCTTTCTCGCGGGTCTGATGCTCACCACAGGCTCCCTTAACACACTATCCGCGAAGTAAGTAGCACACGCACTGGATGGTGTTCGTTTACATGACATTTTTGCTAACTTATATTGGTTAAACGAACCGAATATTGGTTTGCTTCTATGAATAGGACAGACAATGATGCTTTCACGTTTTCTTTTACAAAACTATACGCAGTGTCCTTATTATTTTGTGAACGTGTGTAATGTTATTGTGTAATATCTCAAAAGAGTGAATCTGGATCATGTTTTTTGTGTTAATGTAAGCAAAAATTAGATGAAAGAAAGATTGTATATGCACTTTacatattaatttaatgttaaattaattaattactttacaTATACAGACGAaattgaaaatgtaacattttaggaCAAGATGATTAGACGACTCACGTGAATTTGTGAAGATCCGACGTGTGGGACATGTTGATGCTGCAAAATCAGCAATTCTGCCACCAAAACCCTTGTGACTATTAGTCAATAGTGCAATCGCAGCGTTAAACTTAGTGGACCATTGAGTCAAAAGATGTCTGCTATAAATGCTCTTAAGTAACTTGTAATTTGATACATCTTTGTATCTAAAACAGAAGCTTGATGTTTCTAGGCAGACGTTATTTGATACCACACTTCACTTAGTATCTGCTGGAAAACTGGCACTGAAGCATCTCTGTTTTAACACTTAACTATTTGCACACTCGGTTCTTACAGTACCTACTATTCTTTCTAAAATCAAGTCAAATTGTTAAATCTAAAGGAGTTGTTAAAATCTGTTTGTTAAGGTTTATTTGATAAACTCTATTCTTCATCATGAGGCTTTATGTCAGTCATGCATTGTCATTTCATAGTTGTAAAAATGACATTAGTGTCCCATGTGCATAGTTACTTATTAAACTTATAGTGACATAAGTTGAGTAGTTTAAAGGTGGATGtgaccaaaaaacaacaacactggttTTGACAAATGGATTTGTGTGCAGTCCCAAACTTAAACTATCTTTGAGCAAATGTTTGCGATGAGagctttatttactgttatactgcATATTAATGCACATTAAGTTTGATGAATTTTAATATCACATTTataaatttaaagggggggtgaaatgctcgttttcactcaatatcctgttaatcttgagtacctatagagtagtactgcatccttcataactccaaaaagtctttagttttattatattcataagagaaagatagtctgtaccgattttttccggaaaaacatgagcgtctgtaggcgtgacgtgtgggcggagctaaagaatcacgagagccagtaggcttttgcgctgatagcgtttggaagctgtgacattacctgaggacaaaaccaaccaaaacaaaccattgctaacagtcagattcagcgtatatttatgatccagaggctgaaatttaacaagagcagcagcaacaacagcggctctatgtggtatgtactgaaactgtatatatatttgcttagcggttttggaaaatgattaagttccactttgtcgttttttttttttttttttttttaagctgtacatgtggaaagtgcagtttgatgacaacatcgcatgttgtttacttgatgtgcttacgcaccgatagctaagttaacaacaaagagatatttgaagcagttttactcaccacatgcggttccaacacacgattatgaccctttttcgttgggactgcattatccttaagaaataaatgatgtgcaaatccgtcgtcaaactgggccttgtttgtaaaacaagcatcttcgaaatgcaggggaacaaacacaaacacttacacaactccgttgatgctctgtaaaaataaactccatccactggtcccttaatgctgtttctctttaggtaatctgtgcagggttgtcttgccctggcaaccaaaaacaccctccttttgtgacatttcgcgacgctcttgctttgatcagtgaagtctgttgtgctctcagtgctgtgctatacgggagagcgcgctcttccggcagacgcgccctcaggacccatataaggaaattccgctccatctaacgtcacaaagagccatactcgaaaaaaactttccgaaacttgtgacaaaccggaagtagtatttttggaacagaaatactccttcaatcatacaacttaatttttgaaactttgtccatgtttagcatgggaatccaactctttaacagtgtaaaaaactcagtatgcatgaaatagcatttcaccccccctttaattattattaataattattccttacatttatacagtgcttttctaggcactcaaagtgcatacatctttttttattttcttctagaTGGGCTGATATGTTCTCTGCACCGGGATGTAGTGGCACCCCAAACCATGCCTTCTCCCACCCTTTTGTACAGGTAATGATATTTATCTATCCTCGAGATAACGACACACTATTCACATCAAACTTTTCTCAGCTAATTTTTTCAGTACCTCTCAGGAAACAGAACTGAAAGAGTTATTTATGTTTTGGCAAAGTGAGAACTGGCTTTGACTCAATGTCCTTCTCTTCACGTCACTTTTCCCTGTCTCTCTTGCTTTTCTTAAATGCATCTTAATAATAAATGACTTCTCTCTTCACTGCTCATCTCCCCGTCTCCCCCTTCCAGGCTGTGGGAATGTTTTTGGGGGAACTGTCCTGTCTGGTGGTGTTCCACATTCTCCTTTGTCATGATCGGCGCAAACCTGAGCCTACGATGGTTCCGGGCCAAAGTTTTAACCCCCTACTTTTCCTCCCGCCTGCACTTTGTGACATGTTGGGAACATCCATCATGTATGTTGGTGAGTATCCAACGTGTGGAGTATATTGTGTCAGTAGTCTTTAGTTGTTAAAGAGTAGGTTCATCAATTTACAACCAGCTTTGTATGGTTACAGTTTCAGCAGTATAAGTAAATGAACTGTGTATTATCTTCTTTAAAACTATATATGGTCAAGTTTAGATTAATAATAGCTGAAACTTCTGTTCTTGGATTGACTTAAACAGGTTCTGTGCTTGTGTTTTCGTTCCTCTTTCTTTACATCTCTAGCACTGAACATGACCAGCGCCTCTAGTTTCCAGATGCTGCGAGGAGCTGTGATCATCTTCACTGGACTGTTGTCTGTAGCATTCTTAGGTCGGCGACTGCAGCCCAGCCAGTGGATTGGGATCCTATTCACTATCCTTGGTCTGGTGGTGGTTGGCCTGGCAGACTTTATGAGCGGCCATGGGAATGACTCCCGTAAGCTCAGTGAGGTTATCACAGGTCAGTAGTTACCTGCTGCTGAATGTTTTTAAGCATACGCAATGATTATTTGTCTTTTACAAATCAGAAAATGTTCTCGTAGGCTGGAGATcaggattttgtttttatttgattgtatcTTGCATTTCTATCTGATTGGACTGTTGCACTGATTATCTTTTGATCTTGTCTTACAGGGGACCTTTTGATCATCATGGCACAAATTATTGTTGCAGTCCAGATGGTCTTAGAGGAGAAGTTTGTTTATAAGCACAATGTGCATCCACTGAAGGCTGTCGGGACTGAAGgtaaattttttaatatattgccattgttattatattaagtctgTAAACAGGATGTTAACAGAGGCTAGCGATGCTGAAGATGCATGCAAAGAGGAGAAAATACTGTAGCAGGCAGAGCAGCTCACTGTTCACGATGTGCGGAATAGAGTCCAAAGACAGAAAGAGGGGAACTGACTTTAGAAAACTTTACATGGCGTTTTCTTTTCaacttgcctctgtataatgcgtATTCAAGTAGTGTTTATAAGAGCAGAGCTGCAGTTTTTACAGCAGTAACCAAGGAAATGCTGTAtcgctgctgttccataagcgccacctattgtcagagagtgaatttgcatcTCATTAAGCTCATCTGCTGGATTTGTTTTGTGCAgatgttttatatattgttttgctTCAAATATTTAAAGCAAACATTGCTACGTTACAAGTGTTTAGAATTCATTTTGGATCGATTCGTGATAAAAATTCAGTGGTTGCATCTAATTTCAAATGGCTATGAAAATTCAAGATTGGTGCAACAGTCTTATGTATCATGTGAtcctttcagaaaacattctaatattctgatttagaacttaatttcttattatcatttttgaaaacagttgtgctgcttaaatttagttttttttttcttcaaaacttgtttgaattaaaattcaaaagaaatgtaattatttagttagtttttattGTTTGTGATCAATTGCTAGAAAAGGTTAACtgttaaaaagattaaataagcAATTAATCAAAGGTACTATAGATTACTAGAACAAACAATACTAATTGGCCAACAACCAAATGTTGTCATTACCATAGGTGTTTGCTAGACCCTTTTTAGGAGATCTCTGTTTTTAATCTTATCTGTCAATGCTGTTACAAATGAGTGATTATGTtctctgacttgaagcagtgggTTTGAGGTTATTTCGCTCCCAATCCTTCCCCATTCATTGTTACTGTCAAATCAGAAAAATGCTGCCAAATATACCTTCGTTAATGATGAATATCTACTGACAAACAGGCaattttttgtttataaattttttttgcacttttttactGATTTGTTTCTCAGTGTCTTATTTGACTTTTATCTCTCTTTCTTAGGTTTTTTTGGATTTTTCATCCTCTCTTTGCTCCTCATCCCAATGTTCTACATCCATGTGGGAAGTTTTGCAGACAACCCACGGCAGGTCCTTGAAGACGCGTTGGATGCCTTCTGTCAGATTGGTCATAAGCCTCTCATTTTACTGGCACTGCTGGGCAACACTGTGAGCATTGCCTTCTTTAACTTCGCCGGCATCAGCGTCACCAAGGAAATAAGTGCCACTACTCGCATGGTGCTGGACAGTCTGCGTACTGTGGTCATCTGGGTCGTGAGTTTGGCACTGGGTTGGGAGGTATTCCACGGCCTACAGATTTTAGGCTTCATCATTCTACTCCTTGGTACAGCGTTGTACAATGGACTCCACACGCCCTTGATGGCCAAACTGCCCTGCTGCCCTGGAGGGCAGAGAGCAGAGGAGGAAGAAgccccagagagagagaggctgcttGGTGGAGGAAAAGCTGCAAATGAGAGCTAATATTGGACTTTGAACAAAATGCTGCCCACAAggcatttttgtttttagttttaactGCTATTTCCATTTGAAGAAAGAATAACGTTTTAGTATTGTTTTCGAGTTTGATTCAATACTTAGGAACCATCACTACTTATTCCCTACAGCCATTTCTGTGGGCATGTcccaacagtaaaaaaaaagaaaaggatagtTTAGTGCTtggattttaaaatggttttgaatgcaattttttttcactttaggaAAGGGAACCATTTTCACATGATtccaatgccaaaaaaaaaatcatagaataatattttaaagtttttaattctgtgttttatagggttcaaaacctttttttgtttacacGATGTGCGGTTGTTAAATGGACATTGTTTCTCTAACCATTTTATCTGAGGAATATTTTTAGTGATCTGTGAAACGGGTATTGTGTACTGACAAGAAACTCTTCTGCCAGTCCATGTATATTTGGTTTATGAAATGATGGAAATATCACTTCATAAGTTTAACGCCAGTAAATATTatgttaccgtatttttcagacaataagtcgcactggactttaagtcacatttatttagaaccaagaaccaagagaaaacattaccgtctacagccgcgagagggcgctctctgtcttcagtgtagactacaggagcactgagcagcatagagcgccctctggcggctgtagatggtaatattttctcttggttaatttcttcatgtcaaattcattttgataaataagtcgcacctgactataagtcgcaggactagccaaactatgaaaaaaagtgcaacttatagtccggaaaatacgttagatttttttctttcttttttttttaatggagtaaTATACGAAGAACCCTAGTCTCAAAAACAGTGtagtttttactaaaattgtaaaactgacatctgtcTGCATGAATGTATAAATCCCTCTCACATTCTTAGAAGAAACATTTGTACTTTGTGGATGCATTTCTgttaaatgaaaacatgaaaaggAAAGAACTGTTTCAGTGACTATTCTGATCTGCGTAATTCCACAAAATGTAACCaccaaaataatgataatattgtGCTTTTCTTATGTACAGcataaaagggtcatatgatgttttttttttcattatgtggtgtaatagaatatgttgacatggtttataatactgtacattagggctgcacgatgtgttgtttaagcatcgatatcgcgatgtacaaatccacgatagtcacatcgcaggatgtgcgatgtaggctgtcgtagttgatccgttattcattaactgtatgggccaaagagcgcacgcgagagagagagagagagagagcgcgagcgcgcggccggcgacacactagatgcgtggcgcaagcatctcagctgcgtggcgtgtccgtttttaattcggctcccatgttaacaggttagagcttgcagacagCCTGCATGAGACACGCGTCTCGCCGcgcggaaaacacgtgcatgctagaaatagagccGACGCCTATTTATATTGCACCTGTTACCGgcctgagagagaaagagcgcgCGTGCAAagcgagccccggccgcacgctcaatgtattcaaacaacacgagcgctgtcttgctctctctctccctcgcgcatattaatcaattgacacgatggtgtcgatgtttaaataatttaaaatgagaatgtaagtttgctcaccccatttttgtttgtaagaatatttttttatttcataacgcaatatatatcgcagaaaaataaaatattgcaatgtaaatttttcccaatatcgtgcagccctactgtacattattgtaggtcctctatgccctgcctatCTCAAatgcacagttttccacaaagcccCTCCTTCCGACTAGCACagtctgttctgattggccaactgacccactgcattgtgattggccgaacactgcaacACTCGCCGGAAATGTAAAGCCCCTTTCCAAAATCGTGAGCTTCAtctatgaaaataaatttaaacacagttaaagctgcagtagggaacttttgacgctctagcggttaataaacagaactgcttgcgtcttgcggaagaacattgtagccggagctacttgcaccctagtgattcaggacaagctaaaaacacggtttggaaaatggattcatggtgtactcacttattatgttcatttttatacattttgaacacaaacaaagttacggaccgcagctctgattggttgtttagGCAAATATGAAATGCCTAAAATAGTCTGGACAAGAAAGGCAACAGACttaaacttaattatttaattttatgaatgCTAGATTATAGTCCTAGTCATGATCTTTTTCAAAAGACATTTAGAcactttttggtgaattaaaagcAATCAGTAATGTAactaatattaaaacaacattacagaagcttacatttattttaaagaaaataaagtaaaactaagTAAGCAGTTAACTCAAGGTGTCAGTGCTGCCAGTTAAGATGTTCTTAAAAGGCTTTTTCAAAATACTACATAAACATCACGGGATAATAAACAGTCCTTAACTTGTGATTTTTACCactatattgatattttattttctgctcCTCTCCTTGGCATCGTTTTGCcccaaataatttacattttttttaattattttaaaaacctccaaaaaataaaaactgcctATGTCACCTATGCCACAGGACGGCTCTGCTTAaactaaagtaataataaaacatacttacagaatctgattcagaagtgccagattgtcatagcaaagtcagagtTACCTCttctcctaggttcatgaaacagtcgtccataaaatTAATTCCTGTTCTGttctaagtaatcttaaagattcctaaatgcatctactttcggaaggccaaataaagtgcttttgctttcatctagacacacagcatctccctgacaaggctgcttcaacactaactgtggtacTGAAACCATGGGCCGGTTTCACAAAGATAGACTTTGACTATGACTTAGATATAGTTGATAGTCAGACTTCAGATAGACATCTAATTCAGACCATTGCACAAAGCACTTAAGACTCTGACTATCTCAAGTAGGACTacactgcagtgcattctgggtaaaataagacacttttcaaaacaaaaaacatggcgGATCGAGTAAGCGCATTTAACCGGTCAGTTCAGTTTACCCCAGCAgaaaatatgtgtttgttggAGGAGTATAATAGTTACAAGGACATTTTACTAGGGAAATTTAGCGGAGGAGAATGTAGTAACaagaagaaatgtttaatttggaaaaaGATTTCCGCGACAGTAAACAGCATTAATCCGACCGTTGAGCGCAGCGTTAAAGACGTACAGAAAAGATATAAAAACATGGTGCAAGATGccaaaaaggaaatatttaagaGGAAATACCCAAAAACGGGAGGAGGACCCCAAGAGAAACTTAAAGACACCACTGAAATGGTGATGAATATATATGGTGGTCAGTCGCCGATGTTCTGGGGGATAAGCGGAGGACGGGAAAGTGGAGTGTGTGGAGCCGTCAACACTGACGTAACGTTAACCGGCGGAGTTCCCTCAGCCACTGACAGCAGCACCCCGCCGCCACATCAAGAGGAAGAGCCAGACAGTCAAGATGAGAATACAGGTAACAGCgggtgattgttataaataaatcagtttggTTTCTCCTTTTGCTTTATTGCCTTCGATTTGATGCTTATAAAGTCAAGTTGATGATGTATGCTAATATGAACCGGTAATAATGTATGCTAATGTGAACCGGTAAGCTTGCTATCCAGCAAATCATGTGAACAACGTAATGACTCAGCCTATAATAGAAGGAACCTACaagtaataaaatgttatgttcttattttttttagtgaCCCTGTCTTTGAATTGGGACCGAAGCGAGGCAGTGGTGGAGGAGCCGGCTGAGAGACGTGAGGGGACAGGAGATGAAGAGTCTGAGTCAGTCACAGCATCAGCATCAGCTACAGCTACAGCTACAGCTCCTGGTCCCATGGGTTGCACAACGGTGTTCAGAGGAACAACCATGTCAATGGTGCTAGACAAACAATACAGGAATCTTCAACTGGAAGAGAGGAAATTGCTGCTAGAGATTGAAGTTTTACAGCTTCAGAGAGATAAATTAAAATTAGAGCTTCACAAACAGTCGCTGGAGTCCTGAATATCTTTGAGTAGcctactaatttatttaataatttattgaacGAACAGTATATCACTTGTTTTGTGAGTTAATAGTTTTTCAGTTTATATAGTAAGTTGTACTTTTAATAACCTTGAAGATTttgatatgaatgaaatgagacttgaatgtaatttatagaataatttattgaatgaacagTGTATCACTTGTTTTGAGAGTTAATAGTTTTCCAGTTTGTATAGTAAGTTGTACTTTTAATAACCTTGAAGATTttgatatgaatgaaatgaaacttgaatgtaatttatagaataatttattgaatgaacagTATGTCACTTGagaaaccttaaaaaataaatttttatatttattaagttGTTTGCTACTCATTTAAGCCTAATAGGTAAAGACAGGCAACATGATTTTTTCAATGTTTCAGACATTGAAAATCCTGTCAACGTACATCTGACGCACATATCGACCAGTTCCATTCTGCTCCTCTAAATCTTCTCTATCCTCCAGTTCATTGAGATTGTCATCTCTGATATCCTCACCTTCAGGCTCAGGTAGCCGGAGATCCCTAatgattaatgaaataaataattttgattatagtTGAAGCATGTGGTAAATAGTAATTCAATTAGGCCTATTGAAAATGGATGGCAATGTGGATTTTGTTTTCAGGTAGGCCTACCTCGCTATGTTATGCAGCACTACAGTTGCACAGATGATGTTACACACTCTGTCAGGTGCCATTCGCAATTCCCCATGTAGGCAATGAAAACGCCTCTTCAGTACACCAAATGCCCGCTCTACAGTGTTACGAGTTGAACAGTGTGCTGTGTTGTAGTTTCTCTGTGCAAGTGTAGTAGGATTCAGGAAGGGAGTAAGGAGCCAAGGTTTTAGAGGGTAGCCCGAGTCCCCCAACAGGACCCCATCGATAATGCCTTGCTCAAATGCTAGACAGAGTTGAGAATTTTGCAGAATTCGAGAGTCATGAAGGGATCCAGGCCAGCGGGCCACACAGTTGAGGAACCGGAGATCAGAATCACAAACAGCCTGAATGTTTAGGCTGTGATATCCTTTTCTATTGACAAACAAATGTTCATGAGCAGGTGGAGCCTGGATTCTGACATGTGTCCCATCAATTGCTCCAACAACATTGGGAAATCTTGCTATGCTGAAGAACCCTCTTTTGAGTTTGTTCAGCTCAGCCATTTGGTTTGGGAACTGAGGGAGCTTATTTGAAAGTGCCCTTGATACCCTGTATACCACCCGTGACACAGAAGCTTTGCTGAGACC
The sequence above is a segment of the Carassius gibelio isolate Cgi1373 ecotype wild population from Czech Republic chromosome A20, carGib1.2-hapl.c, whole genome shotgun sequence genome. Coding sequences within it:
- the LOC127938296 gene encoding solute carrier family 35 member F6, translated to MAWTKYQLFLAGLMLTTGSLNTLSAKWADMFSAPGCSGTPNHAFSHPFVQAVGMFLGELSCLVVFHILLCHDRRKPEPTMVPGQSFNPLLFLPPALCDMLGTSIMYVALNMTSASSFQMLRGAVIIFTGLLSVAFLGRRLQPSQWIGILFTILGLVVVGLADFMSGHGNDSRKLSEVITGDLLIIMAQIIVAVQMVLEEKFVYKHNVHPLKAVGTEGFFGFFILSLLLIPMFYIHVGSFADNPRQVLEDALDAFCQIGHKPLILLALLGNTVSIAFFNFAGISVTKEISATTRMVLDSLRTVVIWVVSLALGWEVFHGLQILGFIILLLGTALYNGLHTPLMAKLPCCPGGQRAEEEEAPERERLLGGGKAANES
- the LOC127938119 gene encoding uncharacterized protein LOC127938119; the protein is MADRVSAFNRSVQFTPAENMCLLEEYNSYKDILLGKFSGGECSNKKKCLIWKKISATVNSINPTVERSVKDVQKRYKNMVQDAKKEIFKRKYPKTGGGPQEKLKDTTEMVMNIYGGQSPMFWGISGGRESGVCGAVNTDVTLTGGVPSATDSSTPPPHQEEEPDSQDENTVTLSLNWDRSEAVVEEPAERREGTGDEESESVTASASATATATAPGPMGCTTVFRGTTMSMVLDKQYRNLQLEERKLLLEIEVLQLQRDKLKLELHKQSLES
- the LOC127938117 gene encoding putative nuclease HARBI1, which encodes MAHNLWFADNVMERAMRRERVFRDRSNLLEMYNNEDFISRFRLPKEVILSLTDELAEVLSPATSRSHSIPCRFYATGSFLNTVGDTVGLSKASVSRVVYRVSRALSNKLPQFPNQMAELNKLKRGFFSIARFPNVVGAIDGTHVRIQAPPAHEHLFVNRKGYHSLNIQAVCDSDLRFLNCVARWPGSLHDSRILQNSQLCLAFEQGIIDGVLLGDSGYPLKPWLLTPFLNPTTLAQRNYNTAHCSTRNTVERAFGVLKRRFHCLHGELRMAPDRVCNIICATVVLHNIARDLRLPEPEGEDIRDDNLNELEDREDLEEQNGTGRYVRQMYVDRIFNV